A single region of the Plasmodium reichenowi strain SY57 chromosome 9, whole genome shotgun sequence genome encodes:
- a CDS encoding hypothetical protein (conserved Plasmodium protein, unknown function) produces MLKKVILLTFFFFCCYKCEKFKDSSFQSHNNRFLQSKINVLTWLTNVLYPSENPKYFKKHLNYRGCREYFLKPSYDPINLNDGWLQSDNWTIHNEEAIIEYTAKDSCREPNHPFPFGWLDNRMSTRTSLIKKDFFCKKTIAQLEVQMNDAQSCGFIFRIVGERNYWTLMIDKKVLKLAHVKDGELIILKEFKELKIKNDQWYVLFVQEILKDIKIKAGIYGNLSVEYLRKSDDETDYNENKQGAVGLIANKGRCKFRNIIMRGKKWSNEYEKFKKKNQGSLLYNIEDIEKLYDNTKDWCPNAALCSKKKYEINDF; encoded by the exons atgCTTAAGAAGGTCATACTTcttacatttttttttttctgttgTTATAAATGTGAAAAGTTTAAGGATTCCTCTTTTCAATCACATAATAATAGATTTTTGCAAAGCAAAATTAATGTTCTTACATGGCTAACTAATGT aTTGTACCCTTCTGAGAACCctaaatattttaaaaaacaCTTAAATTATA GAGG cTGTCGTGAATATTTCTTGAAACCATCCTATGATCCCATTAATTTGA aTGACGGGTGGTTACAAAGTGATAATTGGACTATTCATAATGAGGAAGCTATCATAGAATATACGGCAAAAGATAGCTGTCGGGAACCT aaTCATCCATTTCCTTTCGGATGGTTAGACAATAg aATGTCAACAAGAACGTCCTTAATAAAGAAAGACTTTTTTTGTAAg AAAACCATAGCTCAGTTAGAAGTACAAATGAACGATGCTCAAAGCTGTGGTTTTATATTTCGTATTGTTGGTGAACGTAACTATTGGACTTTAATGATTGACAAGAAAGTGTTGAAATTAGCTCATGTTAAAGATGGTGAATTAATAATTCTAAAAg AATTTAAggaattaaaaataaaaaacgATCAATGGtatgtattatttgttcaagaaatattaaaggatatcaaaataaaagCAGGAATATATGGAAACTTATCCGTTGAATATTTACGAAAAAGTGATGACGAAACAGATTATAATGAGAATAAGCAG GGAGCTGTTGGTTTAATAGCTAACAAAGGAAGATGCAAATTCAGGaatatt ATAATGAGGGGTAAGAAATGGAGTAATGAATATGAAaagtttaaaaaaaagaatcaaggttctttattatataacattGAGGACATTGAAAAATTGTATGACAATACGAAAG ATTGGTGTCCCAATGCAGCTTTATGTTCCAAGAAAAAGTACGAAATAAAtgatttttaa
- a CDS encoding S-adenosylmethionine synthetase, whose protein sequence is MSQLKIKRGNFLFTSESVNEGHPDKICDQISDAILDSCLREDPYSKVACEVCAKKNYIFIFGEITTKAKVNYDKVTRDVLKHIGYDDESKGLDYKTAKIKVSIDEQSPDIAQCVHENRSPELIGAGDQGIMFGYATDETENYMPLTHHYATLLGKRLTEVRKLGILPYLGPDGKTQITIEYKNKGSCGGHLEPLRVHTVLISTQHAEDIKYEQLKADLMENVIKYVIPEKLLDNETLYYLNPSGKFVLGGPAADAGLTGRKIICDTYGGWGAHGGGAFSGKDASKVDRSAAYYLRFIAKSLVANKFCRRVLVQASYSIGIANPISLNVNSYGTVSTGYTDYDLEQIILRNFDLRPGFIIQELKLTEPVFSKTSAYGHFGREGDTFTWENIKDLSHEKNVLKN, encoded by the coding sequence atgagtCAGCTGAAAATTAAAAGAGGAAACTTTTTATTCACATCTGAATCAGTGAATGAAGGACACCCAGATAAAATATGTGACCAGATATCTGATGCTATTTTAGATAGTTGTTTACGTGAGGATCCATATAGCAAGGTTGCATGTGAAGTATGTGctaaaaagaattatatttttatatttggAGAAATAACTACAAAGGCTAAGGTAAATTATGACAAGGTTACACGAGACGTATTAAAACACATTGGCTATGATGATGAAAGTAAAGGTTTAGATTACAAAACGGCAAAGATAAAAGTATCTATAGATGAACAATCTCCTGATATAGCTCAATGTGTACATGAAAATAGGTCACCAGAATTAATAGGAGCAGGAGATCAAGGAATTATGTTTGGTTATGCTACTGATGAAACTGAGAATTATATGCCTTTAACACATCATTATGCTACCTTATTAGGTAAGAGGTTAACTGAAGTTAGGAAATTAGGTATCTTACCTTATTTAGGACCTGATGGTAAAACACAAATAACtatagaatataaaaataaggGTAGTTGTGGTGGACATTTGGAACCTTTACGTGTTCATACTGTTCTTATTTCAACTCAACATGCtgaagatataaaatatgaacaattaAAAGCCGATTTGATGGAAAATGTTATCAAATATGTTATTCCAGAAAAATTACTAGATAATGAAAccttatattatttgaacCCATCTGGAAAATTTGTTCTTGGAGGACCAGCAGCAGATGCAGGTTTAACTggaagaaaaattatttgtGATACCTATGGAGGATGGGGAGCTCATGGTGGTGGTGCCTTTTCAGGAAAAGATGCATCCAAAGTCGATCGTTCAGCTGCTTATTATTTACGTTTTATAGCCAAATCTCTAGTTGCTAACAAATTTTGTAGACGTGTCTTAGTACAAGCTTCTTATTCCATAGGTATTGCTAACCCCATATCACTTAATGTTAATTCTTATGGTACCGTAAGCACAGGCTATACAGATTATGATTTAGAACAAATCATTTTGAGAAATTTTGATCTTAGACCAggttttattattcaagaattaaaattaaCAGAACCGGTTTTTTCAAAAACATCTGCTTATGGACATTTTGGAAGAGAAGGAGATACGTTCACGTGggaaaatattaaagatTTATCTCAcgaaaaaaatgtattaaaaaattaa